A DNA window from Castanea sativa cultivar Marrone di Chiusa Pesio chromosome 7, ASM4071231v1 contains the following coding sequences:
- the LOC142643547 gene encoding protein BYPASS1-LIKE-like, producing MPSTDNQGSSSPSAPFGRSIWSLRREQVNSIDVNHESSALEIELESFQKQVTDRFHGLSAVSADELLSIVWIRKLLDVFVSCQEEFRVILLSNKASVSKPPLDRSVAEFFERSVKALDICNATRDGIEKIRLWQKHLEIILCSLESGKRALGEGQFRRARKALMDLALTMLDEKDSGSVFSHRNRSFGRHNTKHHHQSSGGHSRSHSWSVSRTWSAAKQLQSIANNLIPPRGNEIVATSGLVVPVFTMSSVLMFVLWVLVAAIPCQDRSLNIHFSFPRQFSWGTPLHLLYERIIEESKKRERRNSNGLLKEIYQVERCARHMTDLVEAVQFPLAEEQKMEVEQGVQELALVCEAFKNGLDPLERQVRDVFHRIMKCRNEGLEFLGKTNSLE from the coding sequence ATGCCCTCTACTGATAATCAAGGTTCTTCATCGCCTTCGGCACCATTTGGCCGTTCAATTTGGAGTCTAAGGCGAGAACAGGTTAATTCCATTGATGTTAATCATGAGTCTAGTGCCCTGGAAATTGAGCTTGAATCGTTCCAAAAACAAGTTACAGACCGTTTCCATGGCTTGTCAGCTGTTAGTGCTGATGAGTTGCTCTCAATCGTGTGGATTAGGAAGCTTTTGGATGTGTTTGTTAGCTGCCAGGAGGAATTCAGGGTTATTCTACTGAGCAACAAAGCATCAGTCTCTAAACCACCTTTGGACCGATCGGTTGCTGAATTCTTTGAAAGGAGTGTGAAGGCACTTGATATCTGTAATGCTACTCGTGATGGGATTGAGAAGATTCGACTGTGGCAGAAGCATTTGGAGATTATTTTGTGCTCTTTGGAATCTGGCAAGAGGGCATTGGGTGAAGGCCAGTTTCGTCGAGCAAGAAAGGCTTTGATGGATCTGGCACTTACAATGCTTGATGAGAAAGACTCTGGGTCAGTGTTTTCACACAGGAACAGGTCCTTTGGGCGTCATAACACTAAGCATCATCATCAGTCCTCAGGGGGGCATTCTCGTTCTCATTCATGGAGTGTGTCTCGTACTTGGTCTGCAGCTAAGCAACTGCAGTCAATTGCAAACAACTTGATCCCGCCTCGTGGGAATGAGATTGTGGCTACTAGTGGGCTTGTAGTCCCTGTTTTTACCATGAGCTCTGTTCTTATGTTCGTTTTGTGGGTTCTTGTAGCTGCAATTCCATGTCAAGATCGGAGTCTCAATATTCATTTTTCATTCCCACGGCAATTCTCTTGGGGCACTCCACTGCACTTGCTTTATGAGCGCATCATAGAGGAATCTAAGAAGCGAGAGCGCCGGAACTCTAATGGGTTATTGAAGGAGATTTATCAGGTTGAGAGATGTGCACGCCACATGACTGACTTGGTAGAAGCAGTTCAGTTTCCATTGGCAGAGGAACAGAAAATGGAAGTTGAGCAGGGGGTGCAGGAATTGGCACTAGTTTGTGAAGCTTTTAAAAATGGATTGGATCCGTTGGAGCGCCAAGTGAGGGACGTGTTTCATAGGATTATGAAATGCCGGAATGAGGGTCTCGAATTCTTGGGTAAAACAAACAGTCTGGAGTAA